The following coding sequences are from one Gossypium hirsutum isolate 1008001.06 chromosome A12, Gossypium_hirsutum_v2.1, whole genome shotgun sequence window:
- the LOC107931867 gene encoding uncharacterized protein has product MGFRFAQGLVLLQAIACVVEVSLANKGWDSHTYPYNHSSAPKRFTVGGSQHWQFGVNYTDWSLKSAPFYFNDTLVFKYDPPSNTTFRHSVSLLPNLRSFLNCDLKKAKLIANQTQGGGNGFQFVLKKKNKKKPYYFVCGERNGFHCKVGIMKFAVAPLLRPRPF; this is encoded by the exons ATGGGGTTTAGGTTTGCTCAAGGGCTTGTTCTACTGCAGGCTATTGCCTGCGTAGTGGAAGTAAGCTTGGCTAACAAGGGTTGGGATTCCCATACTTATCCCTACAATCATAGCAGTGCCCCCAAAAGGTTCACTGTTGGGGGATCACAGCATTGGCAATTTGGGGTCAACTACACCGACTGGTCACTCAAAAGCGCTCCCTTCTACTTCAATGACACTCTTG TGTTCAAATATGATCCACCAAGCAACACCACGTTTCGTCACAGTGTCTCATTGCTACCCAACCTCAGGAGCTTCCTTAACTGCGACTTGAAGAAAGCTAAGCTGATCGCCAACCAAACTCAAGGTGGCGGAAATGGGTTTCAGTTTGttttgaagaagaagaataagaagaagcCCTACTACTTCGTTTGTGGTGAGCGCAATGGCTTTCACTGCAAGGTTGGGATTATGAAATTCGCTGTGGCGCCGCTCCTCCGTCCTCGGCCCTTCTGA